The sequence GTAATATCGCAAGACAGGCAAAAACACTGATACAGATGTCACCGACTCTCCACAGTAAAATCTAGCACGTCAAATGGGATCCATCTCCAGCAGCAACGGTTGCAGTGGGTAGCACATTATTGCCAGGAAATATGTTTAGTTTGCAACAAGGCTGTCAATGAGGTTGGCGGCATCTTCCACCGTTGCGATGGTCTGCGCGCTCGACTCCTCCACGCTGATTCCAAAAGCCTCCTCGAGGCCCATGACAATCTCAACCTACACAACAGAGCCACACAAAGTTTCAGTAGTTAGGACCTCGGCAATCTCAAACTGAAAACTACACTTTCAGAGTGCTTATTTCCATGCACAAAAGAGTGTTGATAAAAGTTAGCATAAACTGCAGTAACAAAGTACTGCTGCCAAAAAGGGCTCCGACGGATGAAAATGAAGAAAGTGGAACAACATGGTTCTCGCAGACACTGGAACTTTTGCCAAAAGAGAACAGACCTACACATTCCCAGACTTGGGTTCCAACTTACTAGTGAGTCGtagtcacaaaatacttcaaaaacAGAAACTATTTGTTGTTGCTGTATAACAAACAGAAACTACTGCCAAATGTCCTTCAAGGGGTTTTTAGATGAATGATGCACTGTTACAAACTTAACAAGATCATATCCACTGGGTGGGTGGAGCCAGCTAGGTCTGTTGCTAGGATGAACATGTGACACACATTACAGTATCCAGCTGACTTACCGTGTCCAAGGAATCGGCACCAAGATCAGCAAACGTAGAGGAGCCAGAAACTACAGTGTCATCAGCAAGCGCAAGCTGGCTCTTCACAATATCACAAACCTTTTCTACTGTCTCCTTTTTGGCCTGTTAAATTACAACACCAATATGAAGCAGTTAGAATCATAGCAACAAAGCCCTATGATGGATAGTAGGATTTCAGAAACATTGCATGGTAATTTACCTGCCTACTAAATCAGAATTACAGGGTTAAATTATGGTTGAATCAATGTGGTACAAGTAGACTAGGAGGCGCTTACTTAGGTCAAATTATAGGCCAAGCATGCAAAATGCACGATGCCAAAAAGGAACCACCATTGCTGGAATTATCTCCAAATAACTTTTGTAAGAGAGCAAGAGACAAAATGGAAGCACTGTTGTGATGAAACACGACAGGGTTTTCTATATGATGCAGTAGTAGTTTGTTGACTTATGATAAAACTGGAATAAAATAGATTGAGATGAATAGCCTCAGATAGCATGCATGATTAATTATTCAAAAGAAAGGATGTTGCCTGCATATATGAAAGTAATGACATATCAAATAGGTAGGGAATTTTTTTTGAAGTGCAATAACTAATTGATACGATTGCAATACCAGAAAAGGACGATACTTACAGCACAGCGAACAGAAAATCTCTGGGAAACAGGCTGAAGACGGAAGGATACATTGTCTTTCCTTGGAGCAGAGAATGAGACCGAGTTGGCATTGATTGCCTGTAAATCGCCGAGCATGATTTCGTAAGTAAGGGAAAAATAAATGAACTAGGGAATAGCAAACCAGATTGACAGTGGAAAAACAATGCCACATTGCATAAAATTATCAACTAGGTTGCTTGACTATCATTCTATCAAATATAGTGTTCAGGCATAAATAAATTATAAAATTATCAATGCTGCTTCACTGAAAGTGAAAAGCAGAAACTAGAGTACAAAATAGTAACCAAAACAGTTACATATATCCCTAAGTAACCTTAAAAAACTGTCAAACAGGACCTGTTCGGCTATTCCATTGTTTTCCATTTGGTTTCAACAAAGTGCTGTGAAGCATGTATGTGTCTTAAACACAACAACCTGAATTAACTACACTTTTTTTTTCATTGAACACAGCAGCAGTTTAATCAACAACCCCATGCTTTACTATAGAATGTTTCTTCTGCCTGCATAGCTTAAAGGCGGAATCATGTAATCGAGGAATCCTCAGAGCTACACATCATGCATTCAAGTTGAGTGTGAAGCAACCTATGAGATTATGTATCAATCACCTAAACCTGGGAATCTTTCACGTAAAGTGAGACGCCTTTAGTGGGCAGTCCTTGCAGCATGCTACCATGAAGCAATGCAAACAACAGTCCACTAGATAAGGTGGCGTGCCATTACAGATTTATGAATGAATGAAGACTTTGCATGCACCATACAGCACTAGTTCTATATTTATCTAACTTTTCTGATCAAGATCCTGTAAGCACGATCATGGCATCACATCACATAAAGAAAATAAGGTTACAAGCACAACAAAATCCAGTGAACAATCCGCGCAGAATTCCTAAACATCCGATCCAACGAGCACGCACATAAGGTCACATgcggatatatgtatcatgatgaATGCGGTAGCACCGGCCGGATCGATTGGCGTAGGACAGGGAGCGCGAAATTCAGTCCTACGGTACGGTACGGTGCCAGATCCAATCGAGCCAAAAAAAAAACACGGACGTTTCGACCGGCTAGAAGCTACCGAATCGGCGGCACCTAGGGCCTCCAGGGATCCCATCCACGGCAGGCAGACCAGAGCGGATCCGCACCTAATCTCAGGAACACCGCCGGGCGCTTAAACCCTACCGGTCGCAGATCGAACGGCGTGAGGGGacgggagggaggggggaggggagcgGGTGGACGTGGCGCGGTACCTTGACGGGCCTGGCGAAGGAGACGGCGGACGCGGCGGAGGAGGCCATGAGGGAGACGGGACAGGGGGAGAGGCCGGCGcggtgggggtgggtgggtgggtggtggaggcggcggtcgGGGCGGCAAGGcaacacagcagcagcagcaggagggtTGGATGCGCGTCCAAGGAAGTTAGCGGGGCCGTCTTATAGCGCGGGCCGGGCTTTGCACGTGGGCGCGGGCATCGGGCGTATCGACCGACGCGGCTGGCTGGCTGGCGGAGGTCACGAGGCCCGGCCCATGACGATCTCTGCAGAGAGAGTCTCGATGCCTCCGTCCCCCGTCGccccggccccacctgccagcgCGACGGGCCCGGCTGGCCTATTCATCATCAACGGTGCTGCGTCGTTTGTCTTAGGAAGGAAAACCCGGTGGCGTGCTGGTGCTAGGCTGGCTCGTGGCGGCGCCCGCTGTTTTTGGCCGGACGTGTTCTCGTGTTCTCGTGTGGTTGAGCCGATTGATCGCTCTTGTTTCGGTACGGGTGAGTGAGGTAGGTGTAGGTTGGAGAGCGAGGAACGTATACCACGGAAGATGGCACGACCAGCTCTCAATAACTAAGAATACtagtctttttttttctttttttggtaaaacttttaatctattcatcttcaatcatggtagattgatagtacaacgaacactaaaaataataaaaaattgcatccaaatccgtagaccacctaacgacgactatAAACACTGAAGCGAGCAAAATGTTGATAGAGGTTAAATACGAGTCGGGGGTAGGGTACAAAACGGATGGGATAGCGGGTATAAATTCAATGTTGATTTTAGCCAGGTGATGAGCAAAATGTTCATACGAGCTAGTAAATTATTAGTTTCATTTCATGAGATAAAGCGGGATGCCACTTAGTCAAGAGGTGCCAGCACTGGCTGAACCAGAGAGCCCCACTTCGGCGCCTGTTGTGCCACACTATGAATGGTTCTGGGTCTCGTTCGTTCGCCTTTTCTCTTGCTCTTAGGTAGGCCATTTGCATTTTgctaaaaaaataataataaggtAGGCCGTTCACACACCCAAAAAAAATGGTAGGTCGTTTGCACTAGTTTGTATTTTGGCTT comes from Triticum aestivum cultivar Chinese Spring chromosome 5B, IWGSC CS RefSeq v2.1, whole genome shotgun sequence and encodes:
- the LOC123112889 gene encoding acyl carrier protein 2, chloroplastic, which produces MASSAASAVSFARPVKAINANSVSFSAPRKDNVSFRLQPVSQRFSVRCAAKKETVEKVCDIVKSQLALADDTVVSGSSTFADLGADSLDTVEIVMGLEEAFGISVEESSAQTIATVEDAANLIDSLVAN